In the Arachis hypogaea cultivar Tifrunner chromosome 20, arahy.Tifrunner.gnm2.J5K5, whole genome shotgun sequence genome, CCCTTATTTTATGCTAATTGTGGATCCAATATATAGCTTGTATCATGGCTCATAAGATTAttattagaattctttaatgGATTCTAAGGTTCATATTCTATGAATGTTTTCTTTTAAAACTTATTGCTctcttttctttatctctttgtaGGTTGTAGCACCTCGATATGGTAATTATGCTGAAGGACAAGATACGGGTATACGGAGAAGATACAAAGTAGATGGTCAGGTGTGCAGCAGCTACTCTGTTCCTAATCAGTtataatttgtaaattttttaattgCTATTGCCTTGACTTAAATTCCTTATTTTTTCACTTTACAGGACATGGAAGTATTGTATTTCCAGGCCTATATTGATGgtgttgattttgttttcattgacAGTCCAATACTTAGGCATATAGAGAATAACATATATGGTGGGAACCGAGTGGTAAGTTTGATATAAACTATAACATTACCTAACACCTAATGATTGTGTATGGAATGACTAAAATGCTATGGTGTTTGGATTTAAGGTATCTTAGAAACTCATCTTACAGTTCTGCTATGATTATTTCTTAGACTTTGACTCTAGCTTGTCCTTTATTGGAACAGGATATTCTAAAGCGCATGGTGCTGTTTTGCAAGGCGGCTGTTGAGGTACATGAATCAAATGTTTTGTGACGAGATCAATTATACAAATGTCCAATTATAACAATTATTGTACCTGAAGAGCTTTTATCACAACACATTATAGCACATAATTGTAAATAATGTCTTGTTTAATTTGAAAGTGACATTAGGCTACGTTACATTGGGTGAAAATAGTAAATAACTAGTTGTAAATTTTCTTCAAGGGAATGTCTCTAACATATGTTCAGGTTTCATCATGGTAAATCTAAGAAATAATTGCCATCAGCGCTTTGAGCGGTGACAAAATGAGGAATTTCCATCTTCATGTGCTGGAGATTACAAATTTCTCTTATATATCAGCATATGGAATACCTTAACCATTTCCTAACTACAGtgaaatttaaaagtatattgaTATGTTACAGTAAAATTTGAAAGTGTATTGTTGattatcatcaaataacattGGTTACCATGAtttttatctgaaattccaaatAATTTTTAACAGTCAAAAGTCACCTTAGTGGATGCGATTCTTGTGTGATTCTGATATTTGCCTACTTTGTATAAGAATAATTGAACTTAATGATTTTCAGGTTCCGTGGTATGTTCCATGTGGTGGTGTTTGCTATGGAGATGGAAATTTGGCCTTCATAGCAAATGATTGGCATACTGCATTGCTGCCAGTATATCTGAAGGCATACTATCGCGACCATGGTTTAATGCAGTATACAAGATCCGTTCTTGTGATTCATAACATAGCTCACCAGGTTCCTTCTATATACAGTGATTTTAATGCAAGTTAATTCATTGTTTTGAATGGAGATAGACATGCATATTTTCCGTTTTCGCTTGTTGTCTGTTACCAGATCAAACTATAAGAAGCTGATATTATATATGTTTAGGGAAGGCATGCATTTTGAAGAGTAATGTGTGGCATAGAATTAAGGCTTCTGGATCACCTTTTATCTAAATGGTtaaattgatttttgttttttgttttatatgaaaacagaaaatgaatGAAAGGCTATGGGCCTATGGATAGCATCTTTAGTGTCTCTCTATAACTGTTATTGATCTTTAGTCTATGCTCCAATAACTGAACTTCaactccaaaattttcaaatatttttcgaTTCACGTCAAGATAAGATTGTTTAAACTAACCAAATTTACAATATGCTTCGAATAATCGAGAAGTAAGCACGGTGTGAATATCCTACTCTCAACTTCTTTGTGAATATCATAATTAATTATGTAAATGTTCATTTATCTCTTTAGAAAGCAAATCAAGTACATATCTTCTCAATAAATGAATTGAAAGCTTGCATTGCTTGTGGATTGCATCTAAATTGAGTTCATGTTTTAAGTGTTTGAGGTTTTATTGCATCTATTTTGATATAGTGAAGGAAGTTTCACATTCTCACATTTACTTTCTTTATAGGGTCGAGGCCCTGTTGATGATTTCCGCTACGTGGATTTACCTGAACACTACCTCGATCTATTCAGGTTATATGACCCCGTCGGAGGCGAACATTTCAATATCTTTGCAGCTGGTTTGAAGGCAGCAGATCGTGTTGTCACCGTCAGTCATGGATATGCGTGGGAAGTTAAAACTTCCGAAGGTGGTTGGGGTTTGCATAACATAATAAACGAGAGTGACTGGAAACTGAGGGGAATTGTCAATGGAATCGACACCAAAGATTGGAATCCGAAGTTTGATGTTCACTTGACATCAGATGGCTACGCCAACTACTCTCTCGAGACCCTTCATAGCGGCAAGCGTCAATGTAAAGCGGCCCTGCAAAAGGAGCTTGGTTTGCCTGTCCGTGAGGAAGTTCCAATATTGGCTTTCATTGGAAGGTTGGATCATCAGAAAGGTGTTGACATCATAGCCGAAGCGATTCCTTGGTTGGTCAGCCAGGATATGCAATTAATCATGTTGGGGACTGGCCGGCCGGACCTAGAAGAATTGCTTAGACAATTTGAATCCCAACACCATGACAAAATTAGGGGATGGGTTGGCTTCTCCGTGAAGATGGCTCACAGGATAACTGCAGGCTCCGACATACTGCTCATGCCATCAAGATTCGAGCCGTGTGGACTGAACCAACTCTATGCCATGAGTTATGGAACCATTCCGGTTGTACATGCAGTCGGTGGACTGAGAGACACAGTGCAGCCTTTTGATCCGTTTAGCGAGTCAGGTCTCGGGTGGACATTT is a window encoding:
- the LOC112786885 gene encoding granule-bound starch synthase 2, chloroplastic/amyloplastic; amino-acid sequence: MASIGSLPFLVEANADTTVLMLHTKNNNHHNRHHHHHHCHHGALKFPAKFGTLSGSSVSENSCGRGLGRGRVQHRCGRRIIRAVGKSYGKSEDKDESEDDSLQATIEKSKKVLAMQRELLQQITERKKLVSSIDNDTIPESEGYGSNDESVSNRSKQPETSIGRGDAVENQNGGVNLNNYGYSSEEEIIDSPTREMASSSLQFNEQSENKRYETIKPDTLPAFLMNPEMSTPLNIEQTVVNESSSEVVTNEAENAEHEGEKLPPLAGANVMNVIIVAVECAPWSKTGGLGDVAGSLPKALARRGHRVMVVAPRYGNYAEGQDTGIRRRYKVDGQDMEVLYFQAYIDGVDFVFIDSPILRHIENNIYGGNRVDILKRMVLFCKAAVEVPWYVPCGGVCYGDGNLAFIANDWHTALLPVYLKAYYRDHGLMQYTRSVLVIHNIAHQGRGPVDDFRYVDLPEHYLDLFRLYDPVGGEHFNIFAAGLKAADRVVTVSHGYAWEVKTSEGGWGLHNIINESDWKLRGIVNGIDTKDWNPKFDVHLTSDGYANYSLETLHSGKRQCKAALQKELGLPVREEVPILAFIGRLDHQKGVDIIAEAIPWLVSQDMQLIMLGTGRPDLEELLRQFESQHHDKIRGWVGFSVKMAHRITAGSDILLMPSRFEPCGLNQLYAMSYGTIPVVHAVGGLRDTVQPFDPFSESGLGWTFDSAETHKLIHALGNCLLTYREYKKSWEGLQRRGMMQDLSWDNAAQQYEEVLVAAKYQW